The genomic region TGCAATAACAGCAAGCCTTGATTCGTTTGAACGGCAAGATCGTTAACTTGAGTCGCGATGGTTTCAAACTCGCGAGCAACACTAGCAAATTGGTCGGGGTCTTGCTGTCCAGAGGCACGAGCGGCAATCATAGAAGCATTTAACGCAAGTACCCGTGTTAGGGCGGCGACTCGTTTTTGGTCTTTGGCAAACTGGGCGGCTGAGGTCACGAAGTTAGTCAAAATTTGGGCGCGTTTGACGATTTGTTCCGTACCTGAGTGAAGAACTTTAATTTCTTCGGTCAGTTTCACCATTTCCTCCTGTCCTTGGGTGACAGCGATTTGTGCCTGTTGCACGGCTTGGTCTGATGCCAATGCTTGCTGTGCTGTTTGTTGGAACAAATCGGAGAAAGTGACAACTGAGGCTTGCACGGCATTGACCGATCGTGCCTGCTGCTGTGCTTGTTGGGCGGTTACTGCTGCTAGTTGTTCTAGCTCTGTCGATCCGTGAGTCACTTGTTGGGCAGTAGATAATACCGTTGCCATAATTCGAGCTAGTTCTTCAATCAGGCGGTTGAGGGTATCTGCTACCAGTCCAGTAGCGCGATCGCTCACTGGTGCTTGTATTGTCAAGTCTCCGCCTTCCAGTGCTGCTACTGCATCGAGTAAATGACCTACATCTGATTGTAAGACGTGGCTCTCCTGCTCGATCGCCTCTTTCAATTGCTTAATCTCAGCAGTTCCCTTTAAGCTTTCTAGCAAGTTTTGGATTTGGTCAGCCATCTGATTGATATTGGCTCCTAGCATTGCCAATTCGTCATTGCCTTTGACTGCAAGACGTACATCCAAATCGCCTGCTCCCAACTTTTGGACGGTTTTAGTCGCCGCCTCAATTGGCTGGATCGATCGGTTGACTAAAAGCACTGCGATCGCGCTTACTGCAACTGCTGCGGCTAAAGTACCGAGGGCAAAAATTTGCGCCAAGCGATTGTTGACTGCAAAAGCAACGTTTCGATCTGACAGCATAAAGGCATCCCAACCTAGATCGGGTAGTCCTTGGGTTGGCTCGAACGGAGCATATCCCCCAACCACATGCCGCTTTTCTAAAGGTTTGTAAGATTTTGTCGATGCAGCTTTTCTATCCTGGCGCAGTTGCGGAAAAGGAGTGAGGTGTTCGGCGGCATCCATGCCTAAAGTCTCAGTACCATCATTGGTGACAAAAACCTTGCCCGCTTTATCAACTAAATGATAAGTTCTGTCATTTTTACCATAGCTCTTAATCAGATCGTCCAGAAATCGAACTGGCATTTGGGTACGCACAACACCAATTATTTTATTAGTGACTGAATCTCGTACGGGTGCGGCAAGGTAAATAACAGTTTTACCCGTAGATGGTGCAACTCTGGGTTGAGAAATAAATCGCTTTCCGGTGGCAAGGACGGCTTGAAAGCAATCTTCTGTTTTGTGACTGCCAAGTTTAACCCCTTGTGAAACTAAGATATTGTTGCCGTTTAAATCGATGAAGGCGATATTCTCATAGACTTCATATGTTTCGGCGTAATTGGTTAGTACCTGCGAACGGTCTTTTACAGA from Chroococcidiopsis sp. SAG 2025 harbors:
- a CDS encoding methyl-accepting chemotaxis protein; translation: MTTNSSDLSLPSAPNNAAPSPSSNANRSIKKGLSLRLKTTLAAVAIGTLPVVVTGIAANLIAASMLDTQIQLAKQEETVAMMDKVERFLFERYGDIQALSNLPILRNEKVKQVVSVKDRSQVLTNYAETYEVYENIAFIDLNGNNILVSQGVKLGSHKTEDCFQAVLATGKRFISQPRVAPSTGKTVIYLAAPVRDSVTNKIIGVVRTQMPVRFLDDLIKSYGKNDRTYHLVDKAGKVFVTNDGTETLGMDAAEHLTPFPQLRQDRKAASTKSYKPLEKRHVVGGYAPFEPTQGLPDLGWDAFMLSDRNVAFAVNNRLAQIFALGTLAAAVAVSAIAVLLVNRSIQPIEAATKTVQKLGAGDLDVRLAVKGNDELAMLGANINQMADQIQNLLESLKGTAEIKQLKEAIEQESHVLQSDVGHLLDAVAALEGGDLTIQAPVSDRATGLVADTLNRLIEELARIMATVLSTAQQVTHGSTELEQLAAVTAQQAQQQARSVNAVQASVVTFSDLFQQTAQQALASDQAVQQAQIAVTQGQEEMVKLTEEIKVLHSGTEQIVKRAQILTNFVTSAAQFAKDQKRVAALTRVLALNASMIAARASGQQDPDQFASVAREFETIATQVNDLAVQTNQGLLLLQQQAAQIQTVVSGINQDVQGISHSVHQFVGSVEQSQHVFELIKAVTDRVAQVGQQVTASSQAIAAEAQTTLRSIEEIATVAAKTEQQSSFTQEQAGLIDNMARTLLEKVSFFRISEEKQGAGSREQGAV